A region of Cellulophaga sp. RHA19 DNA encodes the following proteins:
- the rsmI gene encoding 16S rRNA (cytidine(1402)-2'-O)-methyltransferase, which yields MGKLYLVPTPIGNLEDITFRAIRVLKEVDLILAEDTRTSGKLLNHFEIETQMHSHHMHNEHKTVDSIVKRIQAGENIALISDAGTPAISDPGFLLTRACVENNLEVDCLPGATAFVPALVNSGLPNDKFVFEGFLPVKKGRQTRLKLLAEETRTIIFYESPHKLIKTLGHFVEYFGAERPVSVSRELTKMFEETIRGTAQEVLEHYTAKPPKGEIVIIVGGKK from the coding sequence ATGGGAAAACTATATTTGGTACCAACACCAATAGGAAACTTAGAAGACATTACTTTTAGAGCAATAAGAGTTTTAAAAGAGGTAGATTTAATTTTAGCTGAAGACACACGTACCAGCGGAAAATTATTAAATCATTTTGAGATAGAAACACAAATGCACAGTCACCATATGCACAACGAGCATAAAACGGTAGATAGCATTGTAAAACGCATACAAGCTGGTGAAAATATTGCTTTAATTTCTGATGCAGGAACTCCTGCCATATCAGATCCTGGTTTTTTATTAACTCGCGCTTGTGTAGAAAACAATTTGGAGGTAGACTGCCTACCAGGTGCTACAGCTTTTGTACCTGCTTTAGTAAATAGCGGATTACCAAATGACAAGTTTGTTTTTGAGGGTTTTTTACCTGTTAAAAAAGGAAGACAAACACGGTTAAAGTTATTGGCTGAAGAAACCAGAACTATTATTTTTTATGAGTCGCCACACAAACTAATTAAAACATTAGGACACTTTGTGGAATATTTTGGTGCAGAAAGACCTGTTTCTGTTTCTAGGGAGCTTACCAAAATGTTTGAAGAAACCATACGTGGTACTGCACAAGAAGTTTTAGAACACTACACAGCAAAACCTCCAAAAGGAGAAATTGTGATTATTGTTGGTGGTAAAAAATAA
- a CDS encoding prolyl oligopeptidase family serine peptidase: MKHLSIFIFTAITFVACKSPSKKEAIMTSYPSTKKVDTVTNYFGTTVADPYRWLEDDRSTETESWVKEQNNTTFGYLDQIPFRESLKQRLEKLWNYEKLGAPYKEGDYTYFSKNNGLQNQSVIYRKKDGEEEIFLDPNKFSEDGTTSLAGLSFSKDGSLAAYLISEGGSDWRKIIVLDAKTKNIVEDTLVDVKFSGLSWKGNEGFFYSSYDKPKGSELSAKTDQHKLYYHKLKTSQSTDELVFGGTAEEKHRYVGGSVTEDGKYLQITAAVSTSGNKLFLKDLETNEVKTVVEHTKSDTYVIDNVGTKLYVVTNLNAPNQKIVVTDFNNPTPENWVDFIPETENVLTAGTGGGYFFANYMVDAISKVLQYNYNGDLVRTIELPGVGTASGFGGKKEEKEFYFSFTNYNTPGSSYSYNVETGKYKQYWSPNIDFNSEGYESKQVFYTSKDGTKIPMIITYKKGLELNGKNPTILYGYGGFNVSLTPSFSISNAVWMEQGGVYAVPNLRGGGEYGKKWHDAGTKQQKQNVFDDFIAAAEYLIENKYTTPEYLALRGGSNGGLLVGATMTQRPDLAKVALPAVGVLDMLRYHTFTAGAGWAYDYGTAEDNKEMFNYLLGYSPVHNVKKGVAYPATLITTGDHDDRVVPAHSFKFAAELQEKQSGNNPTLIRIDINAGHGAGKSTEAIINEQVDVQAFTLFNMGYTELPNQAVLKDFKE; the protein is encoded by the coding sequence ATGAAACATTTAAGCATATTTATTTTTACGGCTATTACTTTTGTAGCTTGTAAATCACCCTCAAAAAAAGAAGCAATTATGACCTCATATCCATCAACCAAAAAGGTAGATACAGTTACAAATTATTTTGGCACAACTGTAGCAGATCCTTACCGCTGGTTAGAAGATGACCGCAGTACAGAAACAGAGTCTTGGGTTAAAGAGCAAAATAATACAACCTTTGGGTATTTAGATCAAATTCCGTTTAGAGAAAGCCTAAAACAAAGATTAGAAAAACTTTGGAATTATGAGAAACTAGGAGCTCCTTATAAGGAAGGAGATTACACCTATTTTTCAAAAAATAATGGATTACAAAATCAATCTGTAATCTATAGAAAAAAAGATGGCGAAGAAGAGATTTTTCTAGATCCTAACAAGTTTTCAGAAGATGGTACAACATCATTAGCAGGTTTAAGTTTTTCTAAAGATGGTTCTTTGGCAGCGTACTTAATATCTGAAGGTGGTAGCGACTGGAGAAAAATAATTGTTTTAGACGCAAAAACAAAAAATATAGTAGAAGATACCTTAGTAGATGTAAAATTTAGTGGCTTATCTTGGAAAGGTAACGAGGGCTTCTTTTACTCTAGTTATGACAAGCCAAAAGGGAGCGAGTTGTCTGCAAAAACAGATCAGCACAAACTATACTACCATAAACTAAAAACATCGCAAAGCACAGATGAGCTGGTTTTTGGAGGCACAGCAGAAGAAAAACATAGGTATGTTGGCGGTAGTGTTACCGAGGATGGTAAATATTTGCAAATTACAGCAGCAGTATCTACATCTGGTAATAAATTATTTTTAAAAGACTTAGAAACTAATGAGGTAAAAACAGTAGTTGAACACACAAAATCTGATACTTATGTAATAGATAATGTTGGCACTAAGCTATATGTAGTAACCAACTTAAACGCACCTAACCAAAAAATAGTTGTTACAGATTTTAATAATCCAACACCAGAAAATTGGGTAGATTTTATACCAGAAACTGAAAATGTGCTTACTGCAGGTACAGGTGGTGGTTACTTTTTTGCCAATTATATGGTAGATGCTATTTCTAAAGTATTACAATATAATTACAATGGAGATTTGGTACGTACCATAGAGTTGCCAGGTGTTGGTACAGCTTCAGGTTTTGGAGGTAAAAAAGAAGAAAAAGAGTTTTACTTCTCATTTACAAATTATAATACTCCAGGATCATCTTACAGTTATAATGTAGAAACAGGAAAATACAAACAATATTGGAGTCCAAACATAGATTTTAACTCAGAGGGTTACGAGTCTAAACAAGTATTTTATACCTCTAAGGATGGTACTAAAATACCAATGATAATTACCTATAAAAAAGGATTAGAGTTAAACGGTAAAAACCCAACTATACTTTATGGTTATGGTGGTTTTAATGTAAGCTTAACTCCTAGTTTTAGTATTAGTAATGCCGTATGGATGGAGCAAGGCGGAGTATATGCAGTACCTAATTTAAGAGGTGGTGGTGAGTATGGTAAAAAATGGCATGATGCAGGTACAAAGCAGCAAAAGCAAAACGTTTTTGACGATTTTATTGCAGCAGCAGAATACTTAATAGAAAACAAGTACACAACACCAGAGTATTTGGCACTTAGAGGTGGTTCTAACGGAGGTTTACTGGTTGGTGCAACAATGACGCAGCGTCCAGATTTAGCTAAAGTAGCTTTGCCCGCAGTAGGCGTTTTAGATATGTTACGCTACCATACATTTACAGCAGGTGCAGGTTGGGCTTATGACTATGGTACAGCAGAAGACAACAAAGAAATGTTTAATTATTTATTAGGCTACTCACCAGTGCATAACGTTAAAAAAGGAGTAGCATACCCTGCAACTTTAATAACTACAGGAGATCATGACGACCGTGTAGTGCCTGCTCATAGTTTTAAATTTGCGGCAGAGTTGCAAGAAAAACAATCTGGTAACAACCCAACATTAATTAGAATAGATATTAATGCAGGTCACGGAGCGGGCAAATCTACCGAAGCTATAATTAATGAGCAGGTAGATGTACAAGCATTTACATTATTTAATATGGGATATACAGAGTTGCCAAATCAGGCAGTTTTAAAAGATTTTAAAGAATAA
- a CDS encoding aspartate-semialdehyde dehydrogenase, whose protein sequence is MKVAVVGATGMVGEVMLNVLRERNFPLTELLLVASERSVGKKMTYNGKEHTVIGLADAVAAKPDLAIFSAGGDTSLEWAPKFAEVGTTVVDNSSAWRMDPTKKLIVPEINASELTKEDKIIANPNCSTIQLVMVLAPLHKKYKMKRVVVSTYQSVSGTGVKAVKQLENEIAGVKGEMAYPYPISRNALPHCDVFMDNGYTKEEMKLSREPQKIFNDRTFSLTATAVRIPTAGGHSESVNVEFYNDADVSEVRQVLSKTAGVVVQDNPDTNTYPMPVYAHNKDDVFVGRIRRDESQANTLNMWIVADNLRKGAATNAVQIAEYLNNNKLL, encoded by the coding sequence ATGAAAGTAGCCGTAGTTGGTGCCACAGGAATGGTAGGAGAAGTAATGCTTAACGTGTTACGCGAACGTAATTTTCCATTAACAGAGTTGTTATTAGTAGCCTCAGAACGTTCTGTAGGTAAAAAAATGACCTATAACGGCAAAGAACACACCGTTATTGGTTTAGCAGATGCAGTAGCAGCTAAACCAGATTTAGCTATTTTTTCTGCAGGCGGAGATACCTCTTTAGAATGGGCTCCAAAATTTGCAGAGGTTGGTACAACCGTAGTAGATAATTCTTCTGCTTGGCGTATGGATCCTACAAAAAAATTAATAGTTCCAGAAATTAATGCAAGTGAACTAACCAAAGAAGACAAAATTATTGCAAATCCAAACTGCTCTACCATACAATTGGTAATGGTTTTGGCGCCTTTGCATAAAAAATATAAAATGAAACGTGTAGTTGTTTCTACCTACCAATCTGTTTCTGGTACTGGTGTAAAAGCAGTAAAACAATTAGAAAACGAGATTGCAGGAGTAAAAGGAGAAATGGCTTATCCTTATCCAATTAGCAGAAATGCGTTACCACATTGTGACGTTTTTATGGATAACGGCTACACAAAAGAAGAGATGAAACTATCTCGTGAGCCACAAAAAATATTTAACGATCGTACCTTCTCATTAACAGCAACAGCAGTGCGTATACCAACAGCAGGTGGCCACTCAGAGTCTGTAAACGTAGAGTTTTATAATGATGCAGACGTTAGCGAGGTAAGGCAAGTATTAAGCAAAACAGCAGGCGTAGTTGTACAAGATAATCCAGATACAAACACCTACCCAATGCCAGTTTACGCACATAATAAAGACGATGTTTTTGTAGGGCGTATACGTAGAGATGAGTCGCAAGCAAACACATTAAATATGTGGATAGTTGCAGATAACCTACGTAAAGGAGCAGCAACAAATGCAGTGCAAATTGCAGAATACCTTAACAATAATAAGTTACTGTAA
- a CDS encoding DoxX family protein — protein sequence MNINNILYWIGTLLLTAIMCFSIYNYFFNYDAISGYFTHLGYPTYLVYPLAIAKILGLIVIWTNFSKILKEWAYFGFFLNTIMAFAAHYITDNGGYLFAAIAFIGAALSYYFGKNQRP from the coding sequence ATGAACATAAACAACATACTTTATTGGATTGGCACATTATTGCTTACTGCAATTATGTGCTTTTCTATTTACAACTATTTCTTTAATTACGATGCAATTTCTGGATACTTTACGCATTTAGGCTACCCTACATACTTGGTATACCCGCTAGCAATTGCTAAAATCTTAGGCCTTATTGTTATTTGGACTAATTTTTCTAAAATACTTAAAGAATGGGCTTACTTTGGCTTTTTCTTAAACACAATAATGGCTTTTGCTGCACATTACATAACAGATAATGGCGGTTACCTTTTTGCGGCTATTGCTTTTATAGGCGCAGCATTATCTTATTACTTTGGCAAAAACCAAAGACCTTAA
- the mscL gene encoding large conductance mechanosensitive channel protein MscL: MLKEFKNFIMTGNVIDFAVAVIMATALGGVINGFVNNIAMPFVGYFAGGMNFEDLHVAMDGKDYATLAAAKEAGGAVIAYGAWINTIINLLIVGLVMFLIVKAYNKTKTPPAPAAPAGPTQEELLAQIRDLLKK; the protein is encoded by the coding sequence ATGTTAAAAGAATTTAAGAATTTTATTATGACCGGTAATGTAATTGATTTTGCAGTTGCGGTTATTATGGCTACGGCTTTAGGCGGAGTTATTAATGGTTTTGTAAACAACATCGCAATGCCATTTGTAGGTTACTTTGCAGGAGGTATGAACTTTGAAGACCTTCACGTAGCAATGGACGGTAAAGACTATGCTACTTTAGCAGCAGCTAAAGAAGCAGGTGGAGCTGTAATTGCTTACGGTGCTTGGATTAACACAATTATTAACTTATTAATAGTAGGTTTGGTAATGTTCTTAATCGTAAAAGCTTACAACAAAACAAAAACTCCTCCGGCTCCAGCTGCACCAGCAGGACCAACACAAGAAGAGTTATTAGCACAAATTAGAGATTTACTAAAAAAGTAA
- the recJ gene encoding single-stranded-DNA-specific exonuclease RecJ, giving the protein MRWTIKPKPDAAKVAELQNALQVDEIVAKLLLQRGITTFEEAKKYFRPQLSDLHDPYLLKDMDLAIARIEQAIANEENIMVFGDYDVDGTTSVALVSSYLQSYYPNVTTYIPDRYKEGYGVSYAGIDYADDNGISLIIALDCGVKAVDKVAYAKEKGVDFIICDHHRPGATLPNAVAVLDAKRADCNYPYDELCGCGVGFKLIQALGSKRGQTIEDLVPYLDLVATAIGADIVPITGENRVLAYFGLQVINSTPRAGFKAIINQIKKDVLTITDVVFVIAPRINAAGRMVHGLHAVNLLTETNLEQAEEFAAAIEQYNADRRELDQEITKEALVQITDNKEEKRFTSVVYRETWHKGVIGIVASRLTETYYRPTLVFTKSGEKLAASARSVKGFDVYNALEACADHIEQFGGHKYAAGLTLSEAQYDGFKTAFEKVVAETIDPNLLTPEITIDAELNFNEISPKLMRIIKQMEPFGPGNMSPIFMADNLQDTGYAKGVGQEEAHLKLAAVQNGSNQIGAIGFNLGDKLSLVQNKKPFSAVFSLDENEWQGVVSLQLKLRDIR; this is encoded by the coding sequence ATGCGCTGGACCATAAAACCTAAACCTGATGCTGCTAAAGTAGCCGAACTACAAAATGCATTACAGGTTGATGAAATTGTGGCTAAACTTTTATTACAGCGCGGTATAACAACTTTTGAAGAGGCTAAAAAATACTTTAGACCACAACTATCAGATTTACACGACCCATATTTATTAAAAGATATGGACTTGGCTATTGCTCGTATAGAGCAAGCTATTGCTAATGAAGAAAACATAATGGTTTTTGGCGATTATGATGTAGATGGTACAACTTCTGTTGCGTTGGTATCGTCTTATTTACAAAGTTACTACCCAAATGTTACCACTTATATTCCAGATAGATATAAAGAAGGTTACGGGGTTTCTTATGCCGGTATTGACTATGCAGATGATAATGGTATTAGCTTAATTATTGCATTAGATTGTGGCGTAAAAGCTGTAGATAAAGTAGCATATGCAAAAGAAAAAGGTGTAGATTTTATTATTTGTGACCATCACAGACCTGGTGCTACACTACCAAATGCTGTTGCTGTTTTAGATGCTAAAAGGGCAGATTGCAATTATCCGTATGACGAGCTTTGTGGTTGTGGCGTTGGTTTTAAATTGATACAAGCTTTGGGTAGTAAAAGAGGACAAACCATAGAGGACTTAGTGCCTTATTTAGACTTGGTTGCTACTGCAATTGGAGCAGACATTGTACCTATTACTGGTGAAAATAGGGTACTTGCCTATTTTGGGTTACAGGTTATTAATAGTACTCCTAGAGCCGGTTTTAAAGCTATAATTAATCAGATTAAAAAAGATGTACTTACCATTACAGATGTTGTTTTTGTAATTGCACCTCGTATAAATGCTGCAGGGCGTATGGTACACGGCTTGCACGCTGTTAATTTACTTACCGAAACAAATTTGGAACAGGCAGAAGAATTTGCTGCTGCCATAGAACAATACAATGCAGATAGGCGAGAACTAGACCAAGAAATTACCAAAGAAGCTTTAGTACAAATTACAGATAACAAAGAGGAAAAACGCTTTACATCTGTTGTGTATAGAGAAACGTGGCACAAAGGTGTTATTGGGATTGTAGCATCTAGACTTACTGAAACCTATTACAGACCTACTTTGGTTTTTACTAAAAGTGGAGAAAAATTAGCTGCATCTGCACGCTCTGTAAAAGGGTTTGATGTCTACAACGCCCTTGAAGCTTGCGCAGATCATATAGAACAGTTTGGAGGCCATAAATATGCTGCTGGTTTAACCTTATCTGAAGCACAGTATGATGGTTTTAAAACAGCGTTTGAAAAAGTAGTTGCAGAAACTATAGACCCTAATCTTTTAACTCCAGAAATTACTATAGATGCAGAACTTAACTTTAACGAGATAAGTCCAAAATTAATGCGAATTATTAAACAAATGGAACCTTTTGGCCCTGGTAATATGTCGCCCATATTTATGGCAGATAACCTACAAGACACAGGTTATGCAAAAGGCGTAGGGCAAGAAGAAGCGCATTTAAAATTAGCTGCTGTACAAAATGGTTCTAACCAAATTGGAGCTATTGGTTTTAATTTAGGTGATAAATTGTCTTTAGTACAAAACAAAAAGCCTTTTAGCGCTGTTTTTTCTTTAGATGAAAATGAGTGGCAAGGGGTTGTTAGCTTGCAATTAAAACTTAGAGATATTAGATAA
- the alr gene encoding alanine racemase: MPKATETVLEINLNYLEQNYKYLKSKLAPNTMFLAVVKAFAYGSDQVQIAKKITELGANYLAVAYTSEGVAIRKAGIQTPILVLHPQEVNFEEIVAYNLEPSIYSTRILDQFIKYTSSINKEDYPVHLKFNTGLNRLGFLEGDIDQIVTKIKGTRTIKVASAFSHLAASEDINEKEFTEQQIHYFKSISTKLDNLLGYSPIKHMCNTSGILNYPDAHFNMVRSGIGLYGFGNDPKYDTHLKPIASLKTVISQLHYLKPNQSVGYNMAYKATHKMVTATLPLGHADGIYRIYGNQKGFVFINGKKAPIVGNTCMDMIMVDVTNINCIEGDEAIVFNEVHAADALATAAGTISYELVTGISQRVNRVFIF, encoded by the coding sequence ATGCCTAAGGCAACAGAAACTGTTCTAGAAATTAACTTAAATTATTTAGAGCAAAACTACAAATACCTAAAATCTAAACTAGCGCCAAACACAATGTTTTTGGCGGTGGTTAAAGCATTTGCATATGGTAGTGATCAAGTGCAAATCGCCAAAAAAATAACAGAGTTAGGAGCAAATTATTTAGCTGTTGCATATACTAGCGAAGGTGTTGCAATACGCAAAGCAGGCATACAAACACCTATATTAGTACTGCATCCGCAAGAAGTAAATTTTGAAGAAATTGTGGCTTATAATTTAGAGCCAAGTATCTATTCTACCAGAATTTTAGATCAGTTTATAAAATATACTTCATCAATAAATAAAGAAGATTATCCTGTACATTTAAAATTTAATACAGGCTTAAATAGGTTGGGTTTTTTAGAGGGCGATATAGATCAAATTGTAACAAAAATAAAAGGAACAAGAACTATTAAAGTAGCTTCAGCTTTTTCTCATTTAGCAGCATCAGAAGATATAAACGAGAAGGAGTTTACAGAACAGCAAATACACTATTTTAAAAGCATAAGTACTAAGCTAGATAATTTGCTGGGGTATTCACCTATAAAACATATGTGTAATACATCTGGCATATTAAATTATCCAGACGCACACTTTAATATGGTACGTAGTGGTATTGGGTTGTATGGTTTTGGTAACGATCCTAAGTATGATACGCACTTAAAACCAATAGCAAGTTTAAAAACAGTAATTTCTCAGTTACATTATTTAAAGCCAAACCAAAGCGTAGGGTATAATATGGCATACAAAGCCACCCATAAAATGGTAACAGCAACACTACCTTTAGGTCACGCAGATGGTATTTATAGAATTTATGGCAACCAAAAAGGATTTGTATTTATTAATGGTAAAAAAGCACCAATAGTTGGCAATACCTGTATGGATATGATTATGGTAGACGTAACCAATATAAATTGTATAGAAGGTGATGAGGCTATTGTTTTTAATGAAGTGCATGCTGCAGATGCATTAGCTACTGCAGCAGGCACAATCTCTTATGAATTGGTTACAGGCATATCTCAACGTGTTAACAGAGTTTTTATTTTTTAA
- a CDS encoding OsmC family protein: MSTTNHITTKWLGNMAFESNNPSGNNLTIDIAKEDGGDGQGYRPKALMLAGLAGCSGLDVASLMKKMKLDVDEFTIETIANLTDEHPKYYDAVTIEYHFHGSNLDEKKLQRAVDLSVEKYCGVMEMFRRFSTLDIKTIFHHA, from the coding sequence ATGAGTACAACAAATCATATTACAACCAAATGGTTGGGCAACATGGCTTTTGAAAGTAACAACCCATCTGGGAACAACCTAACTATAGATATTGCCAAAGAAGATGGTGGTGACGGACAAGGATACAGACCTAAAGCGCTTATGCTTGCTGGCTTAGCAGGTTGTTCTGGTTTAGATGTTGCATCTTTAATGAAAAAAATGAAGTTAGATGTAGATGAATTTACAATTGAAACTATTGCAAACTTAACAGATGAGCACCCTAAGTATTATGATGCTGTTACTATTGAATACCATTTTCACGGTAGTAATTTAGATGAAAAAAAATTGCAACGTGCGGTAGATTTATCAGTTGAAAAATATTGTGGTGTTATGGAAATGTTTAGACGTTTTTCAACATTAGACATTAAAACTATTTTTCATCACGCTTAA
- a CDS encoding HopJ type III effector protein gives MTLDQFKEKLKNNPAAIAFTDTMQVIEDNYTFTPTAFKNGNLENKEGENSGSCKLFAFATKQSLSKDETLACFGDYYRKDVLQDPDGNGHLNIRNFIKTGFSGLAFDTEALIKK, from the coding sequence ATGACTTTAGATCAATTTAAAGAAAAACTAAAAAACAACCCAGCTGCTATTGCTTTTACAGATACAATGCAGGTTATTGAAGATAATTATACCTTTACACCTACTGCTTTTAAAAATGGCAACTTAGAGAATAAAGAGGGTGAAAACTCTGGCTCTTGTAAATTGTTTGCTTTTGCTACAAAACAAAGTTTATCTAAAGATGAAACTCTTGCTTGTTTTGGAGATTATTATAGAAAAGATGTGCTACAAGACCCGGACGGAAACGGACACTTAAACATTAGAAATTTTATAAAAACTGGTTTTAGCGGCTTAGCTTTTGATACTGAAGCTTTAATAAAAAAATAA
- a CDS encoding thymidine kinase, protein MFLENTVNPKEQFGWIEVICGSMFSGKTEELIRRLKRAQFAKQKVEIFKPIVDTRYHEEMVVSHDANEIRSTPVPAAANIRLLADGCDVVGIDEAQFFDDEIVTVCNDLANKGIRVLVAGLDMDFKGNPFGPMPALMATAEYVTKVHAICTRTGNLANYSFRKSNNDNLVMLGETEEYEPLSRAAYYKAMLKEKVKTIDVDAEQIKDPKKDSNA, encoded by the coding sequence ATGTTTCTTGAAAATACGGTGAACCCCAAAGAACAATTTGGCTGGATAGAGGTTATTTGCGGATCTATGTTCTCTGGTAAGACAGAAGAATTAATTAGAAGACTTAAACGTGCGCAGTTTGCCAAGCAAAAAGTTGAAATTTTTAAGCCTATTGTAGATACGCGCTACCATGAAGAAATGGTAGTGTCTCATGATGCTAACGAAATAAGATCTACACCTGTGCCTGCTGCTGCAAATATACGGTTGTTGGCAGATGGTTGTGATGTTGTAGGTATAGACGAAGCACAATTTTTTGATGACGAAATTGTTACAGTTTGTAATGATTTAGCTAACAAAGGCATACGTGTTTTGGTAGCAGGTTTAGATATGGACTTTAAAGGAAACCCATTTGGTCCAATGCCAGCCTTAATGGCTACAGCCGAGTATGTAACTAAAGTGCATGCAATTTGTACACGTACGGGTAACTTAGCCAATTATAGTTTTAGAAAATCTAATAATGATAATTTAGTAATGCTAGGTGAAACCGAAGAGTATGAGCCATTAAGTAGAGCAGCATATTACAAAGCAATGCTTAAAGAAAAGGTAAAAACTATAGACGTAGACGCAGAGCAAATAAAAGACCCAAAAAAAGATAGTAATGCCTAA
- a CDS encoding HmuY family protein: MDTEVETDLNYDNFTLANVDASKFTDDQRGVGSSWRNGGGPGALPSLKDNVFYVMSDTAGNLYKIKFLALTNADGERGYPEFVYSLLK; this comes from the coding sequence ATAGATACAGAAGTTGAAACCGATTTAAATTATGACAACTTTACGTTAGCAAATGTTGATGCTTCTAAATTTACTGATGACCAAAGAGGCGTAGGAAGTAGTTGGAGAAATGGTGGTGGACCAGGTGCTCTACCTTCTTTAAAAGATAATGTTTTTTATGTGATGTCTGATACCGCCGGAAACCTATACAAAATTAAGTTTTTAGCACTTACAAATGCAGACGGTGAACGTGGTTATCCAGAGTTTGTGTATTCATTATTAAAATAA
- a CDS encoding carboxymuconolactone decarboxylase family protein gives MALVKPLDPNHDSETKELAEFFNETLGFCPNSVLTMQHRPAISKAFINLNKAVMANEGNVTSALKRMIAWVSSNATGCRYCQAHAIRAAERYGAEQEQLDNIWEYRTHAAFSDAERAALDFSLAASQVPNAVNAEIKENLYKYWNEGEIVEMLGVISLFGYLNRWNDSMGTSIEEGAVESGNQYLGKHGWEEGKHNGSAY, from the coding sequence ATGGCTTTAGTAAAACCGTTAGACCCTAATCACGATTCTGAAACAAAAGAATTGGCAGAATTTTTTAATGAGACCTTAGGCTTTTGTCCTAATTCTGTTTTAACAATGCAGCACAGACCAGCAATATCCAAAGCTTTTATAAACTTAAATAAAGCTGTTATGGCTAATGAGGGTAATGTAACATCTGCATTAAAACGTATGATTGCTTGGGTTAGTAGTAACGCTACTGGTTGTAGATATTGCCAGGCACATGCTATTAGAGCAGCAGAACGTTACGGAGCAGAGCAAGAGCAGTTAGATAATATTTGGGAGTATAGAACGCACGCAGCTTTTTCTGATGCAGAGCGTGCAGCCCTAGATTTTTCTTTAGCAGCATCTCAAGTGCCAAATGCTGTAAATGCAGAAATTAAAGAGAATTTATACAAGTATTGGAACGAAGGTGAAATTGTAGAAATGTTAGGTGTTATTTCTTTATTTGGATATTTAAATAGATGGAATGACTCTATGGGAACTTCTATTGAAGAAGGCGCTGTAGAAAGTGGAAATCAATATTTAGGTAAACACGGTTGGGAAGAAGGTAAACATAACGGAAGTGCTTACTAA